TGCGCCATTTGTTCAGCAGAATTAAAAACTCCGCCCTTTTGTCCTCCGCGCCTAACCTCGCCTCCGATTTCTCCGGTACCTACAGTTGGCACTGCAAGGTCTTCGGCAGCTTCAATATAAATAATAGTGTCGGCATCGATCTGAATGGCTTGAAGCTTGCTCATAAAAAATTATCCTGCTGTAGTGCAACTTGAAGGCTACCCTACTCTTTCAATCCTAGATCTGTAAATAAGTCTGTCTTAGTCGAACTTTACACTTATGATTGCCTCTTCTCACTCGCCGCTTGCTGACAGAATTATTGTGCCGCTAGATGTTCCTACCGAGGCAGACGCGATCGCCCTGCTCGATCGCCTTCCCCAAGTTACCTTTTGGAAAGTTGGGCTGGAACTCTTCGTCAGCAGCGGCTCTTACATCTTAGAAGCCCTTAAAACCCGCGAGAAACGCATCTTCCTCGACTTGAAATTCCATGACATCCCTAACACCATGGCAGGAGCCTGTCGTGCTGCTGCTCAATACGGGGTTGATTTAGTCACCGTTCATGCAGCTGCGGGACAAGCAGCTCTCAAAGCAGCGCAAATTGCCGCTGAGGAAGGAGCCACTGCTGCTGGACTGCCCACCCCTAACCTGATTGCCGTAACGCTGCTAACAAGCATCAATTCCAGAGCATTAGCCTTTGAACTCAAAATTCCGCTAGAGCTAGGCGACTATGCTTTGCAAATGGCATTGATGGTAGAAGAAAGCGGATTGGCGGGCATTGTTTGTTCGCCGCAAGAGGTGGCGCAGTTACGAAATGCTTGTCGAAAAGGCTTCGTATTTGTTTGCCCTGGTGTGCGCCCCACTTGGGCAGAAACAGGAGATCAGCAGCGATCGCTGACCCCAGCCGCTGCCATCAAAGCCGGAGCCGATTATTTAGTCATAGGTCGCCCCATCACCGCAGCCGCCGATCCGGCAGCGGCGTTTGCCCAAATTGTTCAAGAAATAGGGCAGAGCGCAAATGAAAAGTGAGAGCAATCGATCAATCACTGCGTTGCAGAAAATAACCGGGGCGATCGCTTGCTTCAGTCTCGTTTCCCTTGCTTCTCCGGCATGGGGAGAACCCCCAAAGAATCTAATTCGCCCACCGATCCAATGCCCTGCTAATCTTCTGACCCTAATGCCTCTGCTGCTGAGAGATTTGCCTAGCTATGCTAACCGCGTCAACCAGCGAGCATACACCAACTTCCGCACCGCCGATGTTCCTGGCTACACCATCCTGGCAGATCATCTAGAATATGCGCCTTTAAGCCTAAATTCGGAAGGAACATTACCTTCCCTAGAAGACCAACCGACTCAAGTGTTTTTTACAACTCTTGAACGGCAATATGTTTCTGGAAAACCTGTTAGTCTTCAGCATTACCATCGTTTGTTTTTAGTGGAGACTCAAGACGGCTGGCAGCTATCGCTGATGTTTTCAACCCTAGGAGATTATCCAGCCGACCAACCGCCCACGCCGCCCCAAGATACTAGCCAGGGAGTTATTGCTCAAGCCATTCGGCTGTGGCTGCGAGATTGTTGGGCTGGGAGTGTGGCGGCTGATAGTTCTGCTGAGGCTCAACCTGCTGATACTCAACTTTAGGGCGACTCTTCCTGAGAAACCTGCAACTGCACGTAAACTAATACCAGTGTGACAGCCAGCAATACGATCGCCGCTGCGGCTGCGTAGCCCATATCAAACTGAGCAAACGCCTGATTGTAGATATAAAACACTAGCAAATTAGTCGAGTTTAAAGGGCCTCCGCCCGTCATCACATAGGGCTGTTCAAAGCTTCGCAGCGTAAAGATTGCCGTAGTCACCCCTGCAAAAATCAGCGTCGGGCGTAATCCGGGCAGCGTAATATGCCAAAACTGCTGCCAACCATCTGCCCCATCTAACTCTGCTGCCTCATAAAGGTTGACCGGGATCGCTTGCAACCCGGCTAAAAATACCACCATGTTGAAGCCTAACTGCTTCCAAGTGCTAAGTAAAATCAGCACGGGCATTGCCCAAGTTGGGCTGCTGAGCCAAGGAATAGATTCTATGCCTAGTCCGTTCAAAAAGTCATTCACAGGGCCGTCATTCTGAAACAACCAGCGAAAGCCTAAACCCGCTGCTACCAATGAAGTAATAGAGGGAAGAAAATAAGCAGTTCGCAGTGCTCCCCGCAGAGCAAAAGACCGATTCAGCAATATGGCTAATCCTAAAGGAATCACTAAACTTGGAATGACTGTTGCTATCGTGAAATATGCAGTATTACTCAACACCTGCCAAAAATCTGGATCGACCAACAGCCGCCAGTAGTTACGTAACCCTACCCAACGAGTCCCCTCACGGGTGAAGTTTCCAGCAGTAAAGCTGAGATAGACTAAGTAGGCGATCGGGTAAAGTAAAAACACGCCTATTAGGATTAGTGCCGGAGAGAGAAACAGCCAGGCTGCCCGCGCTTCTTGTTGCGATCGATCTAAAGTTTTCACAGTAAGAAATTTGACACTGTTCTCATGGAATGGTTCTCATTGAATGGTAGGCTAATCCATCGTCTTTCAGAAATTGTTTTTGAGAAATGGATATCTTGCCGATCGCCACGCCTAATTTAGAAAGTGCTGTCATCATCTCCCCCGAGGTGCCGCTCGTTTCAACCGTTTCCTTGCGCTTAGGAGTCTTAGCTTCGGGAAATGGCAGCAACTTAGAAGCGATCGCCCAATCCATCACTCAGTACCAACTTCCCGCCCAAATTCAAGTGCTGATTTACAATAATCCCAGCGCTTTAGCTGCCAAGAGATCTGATCGCCTTGGCATTCCCAAAGTGCTGCTGAATCACCGCGACTTTGCTTCCCGCGAGGCATTGGATGAGGCGATCGTGACAACTTTGCACCAGCATCAGGTTGATTGGGTGATTATGGCAGGCTGGATGCGAATCGTCACCCCCGTTCTAATCAACGCCTTCCCTAACCAAATACTCAATATTCATCCCAGTTTGCTTCCCAGCTTCCCTGGCATTCGGGCTGTAGAGCAAGCATTAGCGGCAGGGGTAAAAATCGCGGGATGTACGGTGCATCGAGTCATCACGGCGGTAGACAGCGGCTCGATTATTATGCAAGCGGCAGTGCCAGTGTTGCCTCATGACACGCCCGAGACGTTGAGCCAACGGATTCAGGTGCAGGAGCATATTATTTTTCCAAGAGCGATCGCCTTAGTAGCAGCATCAGCTAAACATAGCCCTTAGCTCTCAGGCTCACTGCTAATCTCAATCTCCAGAGTCTCCTCATCAATCTGAATGTATAAAATATTGGGCTGACAGCAAACTTGACAATCTTCCACATAAGACTGCTGTGATCCGGCGCTCAAATCTACAAACGTCGAAATGCTTTCACCACAATAGGCGCAGCTATACTCAGCCATATTTTCCATGATCTTAAACCTGGGTTCGATCGGTCAAGATCTCGTAACCATCTTCAGTCACCAAAACAGTATGCTCGAACTGGGCTGAAAGGGCACGATCGACCGTAATCACTGTCCAGCGATCGGCAAGGGTTTGAGTGTGCCGTGAACCTGCGTTAAGGATAGGTTCGATCGCTAATGTCATCCCAGCCCTGAGCTTGACGTTGGGCATTTCGTGCGTGCGGAAGTTAAACACAGCAGGCTCTTCGTGAAGGTTACGCCCTACGCCGTGCCCCGTAAAATCTTCCACAATTTTGAAGCCACTCGCCTCAGCGTGATCCTGTATGGCTCCGGCAATATCTAGCAAATACTTTCCTGCCTTGACTTGCTCAATGCCTTTGTAGAGCGACTCTTCAGCGACTCGAATCAGCTTGGCAGCAGCAGGCTTGACTTCACCCACAGCGATCGTAATACAAGAGTCGCCATGGAACCCTTCAAAGAATGCGCCCGTATCCACCTTCAGCACATCTCCTTTACGGAGTAGCTTTTTAGCTCTGGGGATACCATGCACCACCTCGTTATTAATGCTGGCGCAGATAGAAGATGGAAAACCGTGGTAGCCCTTAAAACTAGGCGTTGCACCCATCTCCCGAATGCGCTTTTCGGCATGAGCATCCAAATCCTTTGTGGTCATTCCCGGCTGCACTAGCTCAGAGATTTCCTTCAACACCGTTGCCACGATCGCCCCTGCTTGCCGCATAATCTCG
The DNA window shown above is from Timaviella obliquedivisa GSE-PSE-MK23-08B and carries:
- a CDS encoding sugar ABC transporter permease translates to MKTLDRSQQEARAAWLFLSPALILIGVFLLYPIAYLVYLSFTAGNFTREGTRWVGLRNYWRLLVDPDFWQVLSNTAYFTIATVIPSLVIPLGLAILLNRSFALRGALRTAYFLPSITSLVAAGLGFRWLFQNDGPVNDFLNGLGIESIPWLSSPTWAMPVLILLSTWKQLGFNMVVFLAGLQAIPVNLYEAAELDGADGWQQFWHITLPGLRPTLIFAGVTTAIFTLRSFEQPYVMTGGGPLNSTNLLVFYIYNQAFAQFDMGYAAAAAIVLLAVTLVLVYVQLQVSQEESP
- the map gene encoding type I methionyl aminopeptidase, producing MNILTNLLPKITNPQPRAKKQRRGIELKTPQEIEIMRQAGAIVATVLKEISELVQPGMTTKDLDAHAEKRIREMGATPSFKGYHGFPSSICASINNEVVHGIPRAKKLLRKGDVLKVDTGAFFEGFHGDSCITIAVGEVKPAAAKLIRVAEESLYKGIEQVKAGKYLLDIAGAIQDHAEASGFKIVEDFTGHGVGRNLHEEPAVFNFRTHEMPNVKLRAGMTLAIEPILNAGSRHTQTLADRWTVITVDRALSAQFEHTVLVTEDGYEILTDRTQV
- a CDS encoding CPXCG motif-containing cysteine-rich protein; its protein translation is MENMAEYSCAYCGESISTFVDLSAGSQQSYVEDCQVCCQPNILYIQIDEETLEIEISSEPES
- the pyrF gene encoding orotidine-5'-phosphate decarboxylase, translating into MIASSHSPLADRIIVPLDVPTEADAIALLDRLPQVTFWKVGLELFVSSGSYILEALKTREKRIFLDLKFHDIPNTMAGACRAAAQYGVDLVTVHAAAGQAALKAAQIAAEEGATAAGLPTPNLIAVTLLTSINSRALAFELKIPLELGDYALQMALMVEESGLAGIVCSPQEVAQLRNACRKGFVFVCPGVRPTWAETGDQQRSLTPAAAIKAGADYLVIGRPITAAADPAAAFAQIVQEIGQSANEK
- a CDS encoding phosphoribosylglycinamide formyltransferase — protein: MDILPIATPNLESAVIISPEVPLVSTVSLRLGVLASGNGSNLEAIAQSITQYQLPAQIQVLIYNNPSALAAKRSDRLGIPKVLLNHRDFASREALDEAIVTTLHQHQVDWVIMAGWMRIVTPVLINAFPNQILNIHPSLLPSFPGIRAVEQALAAGVKIAGCTVHRVITAVDSGSIIMQAAVPVLPHDTPETLSQRIQVQEHIIFPRAIALVAASAKHSP